In Pieris napi chromosome 8, ilPieNapi1.2, whole genome shotgun sequence, the genomic stretch AAAGGCATtcgaacaatattttaaaactttacaagGCATGTGTTCTGACCTCAATGAAAAAACACATTGCGAAATTACTATGAACCAATTACGTCACGGCTTCGAGGAACTCAAATACTACGATCAGGTGTTGCTTACACAGCACCCGGGCACGCGCTCGAAGCGGCGTCGGCGCGGCCTTATCAACGGTGTCGGTTACGCAGCACACGCTCTATTCGGAGTATTAGATGAGTCATTCGCTGAGCAATATCAAAGGGATATCACTTTAGTTAAAGAAAATGAGCAGCATTTGGCAAACCTGTGGAAAAATCAGACGTCTGTTCTGGAAGCTGAATACAATCTCATGAAGCGTTCAGaggaagaaaattataatttacgaaaattaataaatcgaCACGCAAACGAAGTGAAGAAGGCTATTAGTACTCAAGTTACTGAAATCAATAGTCTAGAGCGTATTACTCAGTTTACACTTGACAGCATCTCAGCAACAAACGTACTTgctaatttgaaaaatatgcaGGAATATCTGATTGACACCATCACAGATATTTACCATGGTCGATTTAATTTCCACCTTATTACTTCGGAACAATTGCGCAAggagttaaatataatatctaatcATATTTCAACAGATCTCTCTTTGCCCATCTCTAATGGTCAAACACAATTTggcaatatatataaattcctAAGGGTTAAAGCAAGGATGCTTCAGGAGCAGTTAATATTGGAAATCTCGGTTCCACTTGTCAGCCGagattattttgaaatatataaggTGATTTCTGTCCCTTATAAGAGTGACACACTGACGATGGTCAAAATTGTCCCTATTTCAGATCTCGTCgcaataaacaaagaaaaaaattcatatatacaaatatcaGAAAATCAATTACTATCAAGTTGTGATTATTATTccgatatttattattgtaacttACCTAAGCTTTTTTATCATATGAAGGCGGAAGACAGCTTATGTAAGACAGGAATAAAAAACCAATGTCAATTTGAGAAAATGCCATGCGATAACGAATGGATTGACCTGAATAGaaagaatacatatttatacttttgttGTGACCGGTGTCCGTTACATATTATGTGTGGCGATCAAATTTCTGCAGAGCAATTAAACACGACTGGCCTAATAAGCATAGGTCATGGTTGTATGTTACGAAACAAAAAAGGTGTCATTTATGCTCATAATGATTATCAGAATGTGCTCAAAACTGGACCAATGGTGTATTCGCCGTATATGGATTCAATcaataatatgataaatgtGTCTTTATCGTCGGATGTTATTGGAATTTCAAGAAATAACTACACCATTAGTAGCCTTGAGAAAATAGGCGCGGATCTGGAACATATGCGGAAGGAAGCTCCCATAATTAGCGGTGTGACATTCCACGACATACATCAGTATATTGCCTTATACTCCATTCTGGGCATTTTCGTCGTGGTGGGAGCGATTCTACTATTTCGGAGGTGTCGTCGAACCGGTACGGCAGCACCCGTCCAGCAGATACCATCAGGCATAGCAATGATGCCAATACAGAAGAACACTGATGTGCAGCAGGAAACATCGATAGTGGCATTGGCGGAAGCAGTGGCAGCCAGTCTCGGAGTGGACTCCAAAGAGCCCACCCGGTACCGGACTCCGATAGGTCTAAGTGTTAATGATAAGTGCCGCGGAATGGTGTAAGAAGTGTTAGCATAAGACTTTAAGCATTTCCTAGAGACTGTTAAGCATAATATAATGGATTCATCTTGTAAAGCACTACATATTCATCTTGCACTTTTGCCTGGGGGAgtatgtacgagccaaggctgtacattttgctcggTTAGGCttccttagttttataagcttaattatttcctatgtaagtacgtgccagGGATCGTACACAAGCGTgatgtttttataagtacGTGCCAGGGCTCGTACATCCCAAGCATCCGCGAGcgtgatgtttttattatgtaagtacgtgctCTGGCTGTACTGgactgatatattttttatgaataaggatatcaaactaaaaaaaagttactttaTGAAGTAGATAAATAAGAAATTCCAAAACTCTTAACCCATagaaaacttcaaaaatctataTGTAGGGGATAATTAAAGAACATAGGCTTAGGCCCCGTATTTTGATAGTTACggatattacaatttacagtGTAaagtctttataacgaatttcaagggaccgaacattttttcgttatagagagtttaCGTTATAGGGACGAAAgagaaaacaaacaaatttaaccaattacaataatttatatttatattattattggccAAAATTTCTtacaggcaatgtaatctaagaataatggcacacgtATTAATACagttaacaataacaaactgTTGATGACCTCAGGtgtctttcttagaaatttcggcataggttagttttgtaagctgaatataaaaacaattacacaagtgtgttgatgtctaaatatgaaaatatttcttcgtaatagAGAAGTGCTGTTGTGTTATTAAAGTTAATGTATGCAAATTAACGTATGGATTTGGGGTTAAaccaaacattttttaactcatttttacgttatagagaaatttgattataacaaatcatgttataaagagtttacactgtacgtatatatatagttacaatatataataaagaatagTTAAACATGCTACTAACATTGTCCTGCGTTAAATGAGCGCATTCTTCAActataataagtataatatagcCATTTGTACTACTCGTAGAAGTACAAAGAGACGATTCCTGAGTTAGTTTCTTGTCTATTGCTgtcattaacaaaaaaatattttattttcagatgcTGAATACCATGATGAAATTGTATTAACTCTAGAATATTTAGAGGTTAGGGCCCCTCGTTACTCAATATGGAGGATCTTTCCCCTGGATATATCACTTTTAACTGGTTTCCTTAACTGTTCTGTCACCtacataatagttttattatcttttaagtATTAAGCAAAAGTGTTACGACATAAAATCCAATGCGAATATCGATCATTTCGATATcatctattataattatcttcATGTTGTTGTATCGTGCACGATTCAGATTTTATAGTGATAGGGCTTAATCACATTAgcataatatttcatattgaaTCACTTTACTAGAACTATTATGTTTATAGAAAATGCCATGTAATTTAGCAATAAATaacatgtaatttatatttaatgagaTTCAATTCCATCTGCGTcgattctataaaatatttatgcacAAAGTGACATTTTTATACTACtcgtatacatacataatatgacAATTCCTGATAATTCTCTGtctaaaaatgtttgtaatcCGTTACGAAGCTTTAGctgaaacattattattttttcacgtGTTTTTTAACCGAATgatacgatatattttatctgtgTAGTTTAGTTTACGTTTGTTAATAGAACAAGGAGAATACAGGTCAGTACCATAAAAACAGTGTCAgcattattaacaataataattaatatactacGCACCTGTGTTGTAAACTAAAAGCACTTACAAAGGCTTTTGTTAtgaatattacattaaatgatGTTTTTTGTCTAAAGATATTTAGTTAAGATTACGAAATTTCGTATGGGTTTATACGAAAATATACGcccaatatattttatattttaatggcaATTCGATTATTAACCGATTCGATATTAGCAAGTTTGATGGCAAGTGACCTTGTTGTGGTCTTACAATTTACCAAAGTTTTGaattattaacatataataattatagtaacATTTATCGTCTTTAGATTGGAACATTGATATGTGGTTTATTGTCGCTTTTCATGCTTTTCATTATTTTCcacaaacataaatatatgtattgttttaaacaGGCACAGGCAATTATATGCATTTTTAGATGATATGAAAGCTATTACTACTGTAGTCTGTACTGAGCGTAAGGACGGCACaaatttttgataatttcaACAATCTGTACCTTCTAAGCGTTTCATTTacagtttcatttatttcatcAGAAATTAAGCAGTGCTAAAAGTTATACATATCTGAGTCttattatcaatttatttcttaGGAATCACTAAAAACAATATGTTAGTAGACTTTGTGGATTGTTCATTCGTAGATTTTCGATTCGATAGCTTTACCTTGTAGCATATACAGATAAGGCTTAATTATAACTTGCCTAGTCAAGGTTCTATAATGTAATTGGAatgtagaaatatataataatatattgaattgTATACGAGCAGACACGGTAACTATAAGTCGAAATCATGTTTTCGTTCAGAAAATTTTcagtaattaattgtattctaGCAATTCGTATCTGTTTCGGACATTTCTGCGAATTGTCTACATCGAAACGGGTTAACTTCGTTTGCAAATACTATtgtatagtattttatatatggcaaattatttttttgtacaaatatttacttCTCGCATCTACACATCTATACCTACAACTTATACTTGTATGCTTCAAATCTATATCTAATGCGCTCATTGCGGTTTTTTTTAAGgagtcatatttttttaaatattgtgcaGATGTTGAGACGATTGATAAAGTGTTACGATTCAATGTAAAGTCCACTATTTATTCAATTGTTGTTTACGGAATGTCTCTAATACACTACATTATAATCaccattttcatatttaaaacctATAACGCAGGTTCTTTCTTCGAGTTTTGCTCGTTTTTAGTATCCGACGTTTCTTTAATGCTTGCTTCCATTGTTATTTCGTTGAGTTACGAAATGTTTTGGACTCGAATGAAATTATTGAAGGATTACTTTAAGCAATACGTTCACAATGGAGACTTGACTGTTGAGTCGAAGAACTTCCACTTGAAACAGTTTACACATGTTTACAAAAGTCTTTTAGATGCCGTGAAAGATGCGAATGCTGCTCTCAAAATAAAGGTCAGTATTTTCTCTCTATTACGCATTTTAACCACTTGTGATTTATTTCGTGGAATAATTTTATGATGAACATCAATTAGATGATTAATTTGAACcgatattatatttcttcttttatgtaatttaattttactcatataaaattaaatacatagaacaaataaataaaaaactaattaaatacaaatcaaattcataaaacttaattttttagatGTTTATCGACACAATTTTTGTATTCAGCAAGATGGTTACTGAGACTCATTTTCAAATCATTGCCGTTATTTCAGATGTgagtatacatatttatattctatttttttgtatcagTTAATAAACACACTTTCTGACAGCTTCGACCAATTAGATTTATACTCTTTTTCTCATAAAACTACTTAACTTTAATTTCACTGTTTCGAGTACGTAGTTTCTTTTAAGCTGTAATGAAACAGATTTGTACTTACGTAAATAttaactgatttattttttatgaaaatgagAATATCTAAAGTTGTTAATTTGGAAAGAACGCTAGTTATTATGTTTAGTTGTTGCTCAAGTTTtgcatattatttgtttacttttcCTTTTTTGTTAGGTTTGTCAACTCTTTATAATAACTAACTGTATTGATAATATCACATATCGACGGCTCCGGAGAACAAAATGATAGCCGCTATTatcatagttttattattattgcaaattTGAGATCCTGAGGTGCTAATACAtcttaccattttttttcagatttttcttttgtatatttaaaaagttagaaaaagatattattttattcaacgaTTTTTTTGGATATAACAATATACGATAACATTGCtttagcaaaatatttttcataattacgCACAATATCAgcttttatcttaatattctAGTAAATAATACCTACCGCGTCTATGACAAACGCACTTATGTGAAGaaaatatgaagaaaaatttaCATTGAGCCAGAGAGAAGACATTATGCAGCAGTATTATAAATTAGGAGATCATGAGCGGCAATGGCAACAGTTGAGAAGGTCAAAAGAATCAAGTTAGATCGAAAGAATAATCGCACCCAAACAGTCAAATACTattttgatttacataaaGAGAAAGTTCAAGGATGAAGGACCTTTTTTGCAAGCACTTTGTGTATATCAAATCAGACAGTTCATACGGCACTGACTGGTCATGGCCAGAGTGAGGGCGATTCGATGCATTCTACTATACGTAGAACGTAAGCTGAAAAACCAAGTTGTGTATACTCCAGATCAAATGTACGCAATAATTACCCTGTGCCAAAGTAAATGGCgagaaatacattattaaagaaatgttaCAAAGTGACTTCTacgacataataataataataataattttattcatcagACAAATACAGTCCATTGATTGATTAGTAAGTTAGTAGCAATAGTTTCTTAAGAttagattattaaaagaattacTCGAGGACAAACACTGGGGTAAAGATGATGAagataagaaaataaagtGGTCTAAAATAATGGAAATCAATGTAACCAGTTCAGAACCATTCATCTTGCggtttaaatatgattttgacGCTGAGTATTCTAAGTTCAACATGGAACGCCAACAGAGATCCAAACGGGGTGACACAGACATGCTTCCAATATACCCAAATTACCCAATATTTAATGACAGTcctgaattaaaaattgtatacacGGAGACTCTGCCAATACGTAAAGCCCTACATTCTGATCTCATAAGTctttgtaaaacaaatgacatacCAAGCTACTATCATGGTTTCTATGAAtctcttaaatttaatgatgAGGCAGAAGCACCAACTGATAACTGTGCTGATGAagactaatttttttaaatattgagcAACTAATAAGaagacttttttaaaattataatatacttttggATAGAAATTACTTAGATTtcgcttatattttatttggaatatTAGGTTTTGTGATTTTGAATGTTTACTCGAAGATGCCACTTAATTATGAAGATTTGAGTATGGAGATAGATAGATTGATTATAGACTGATTTATTTGAGAGTgactttatgttatgtttgtttggttatgttttgttttcttgaaaagtattatttttgtcatCATCTTTGTTGGCTTTAAATGTTGGTcccaaaataaataacagttgattataattaagtagtttaatttaaatacgtctaaTTTACTCATATCGTAAATTCATTATGTGAATAATAACGCGAATAAGATGATAATATTAGATTATCGACATTGCTGGAGAGTAGAATAGCATGACAggactatattataatattcgtaTGAATGAAGTTTAATTGAGAATAAAATGATAAGTGCATGTTAGCAACACatgttattgttaaatttagtctaatgttttatttcctaAATATCTCAAGTTCAGTggaatcttttaaaatttcaactGAGTATAGAGATAACACTAAAAATTCGCTATCATTTAAGCTAACTCCCAAGTTCCTACCTAGGACTCAAAAGAAGTAATcttattaaaacagttttttaattttcctgtAAAGTTGTGATTTtgcatttatcattttattctCCGGAGCCggcgatattttatttaagttatatgtTTAGTGTATTTCCTGATTTTTTCCTATCGTTCTAGGGGTTTTCTTTGAACATGATTCTGCCAATAACCAGtattttagcacatttttacCTAACTTTTCTGGGCGTAATATTTTTAGAGTTGGTTCTAAAGGAATATGAGGAAATAAAAGGCATGATAGCTCTCGAGTTAGTAAGATGTGaaggtaaatgacaaatactttaataattattctaatcCATATCATAtccaattcataaaatcaaaattagtgTAATCGTACTTAAATTACCAAATTTTTCGTCTGTTTCTGTCTTGTGTTTTCGCTGTGAACAAAAGTGATTGAGTTAAAATGGTGCCATTGgactgatatattttttatgaataaggatATCAAACTAATTTTTCAATCTTATTAAAATCCAAAAAGTTACTTTATGTAGTAGATAAATAAGAAATTCCAAAACTCTTAAACCCATagaaaacttcaaaaatctataTGTATGG encodes the following:
- the LOC125052080 gene encoding uncharacterized protein LOC125052080, encoding MFSFRKFSVINCILAIRICFGHFCELSTSKRVNFVCKYYCIVFYIWQIIFLYKYLLLASTHLYLQLILVCFKSISNALIAVFFKESYFFKYCADVETIDKVLRFNVKSTIYSIVVYGMSLIHYIIITIFIFKTYNAGSFFEFCSFLVSDVSLMLASIVISLSYEMFWTRMKLLKDYFKQYVHNGDLTVESKNFHLKQFTHVYKSLLDAVKDANAALKIKMFIDTIFVFSKMVTETHFQIIAVISDGFSLNMILPITSILAHFYLTFLGVIFLELVLKEYEEIKGMIALELVRCEDAEYHDEIVLTLEYLEVRAPRYSIWRIFPLDISLLTGLLNCSVTYIIVLLSFKY